A window of Chromohalobacter canadensis genomic DNA:
CGCCGCCGTTGGAGGTCTTTCCCTCGCCACCGAGACATTATCGGCAGCGCTGCGAGTTTCGTATCTGGCATGACGGCGACGACCTGTTCTATGCCATGTTCGAGGTCGATCCTGCCGACCCCAAACGCAAAACGGTCATCCGCCTGGATGAATATCCGGTGGCAGGGGAGCGCATCAACGCGCTCATGCCCGTCTTGCGTGAGGCACTGTTGGCAAGTGATACCCTGCGGCGCAAGTTGTTCCAGGTCGAGTTCTTGACCACGCTGAGTGGCGAAGCGTTGGTGACCTTGATCTATCATCGCCAACTCGACGAGGCTTGGGAGCAGGAAGCACGGGCGTTACAGGAAGCGCTGAACGTGTCGATCATCGGCCGGGCGCGTAAGCAGCGTCTCGTTCTTGAGCGCGATCATGTCTGGGAGCGGTTGAACGTCGAAGGGCGCGAATTCGTCTATCAGCAGGTAGAGAACAGCTTTACTCAGCCCAATGCGGCGATTTGTCGGTCGATGCTGGGGTGGGCGCGGGACGTGACCTGTGAGAGCCGCGACGGCGATCTGGTGGAGTTCTATTGCGGCAACGGCAATTTCACGATTGCGCTGGCCGAGAACTTTCGTCGCGTGGTAGCCACCGAAATCTCGCGGACCTCGGTGGCCTCGGCTAACGTCAATCTCGAGGCCAATGGTGTGGCCAACGCCGTGGTGGCGCGGATGTCCGCTGAAGAGTTCAGCGAAGCCCTGGCCGGCGAGAAAAGCGGACGGCGCGTGGCGGCGATGGCACTCGATGAGCATGCCTTCACCACGGCGCTGGTCGATCCGCCGCGGGCCGGACTCGATACGCATAGCTGCGAGCAACTCAAGGCCTATTCGCGAATCGTCTATATTTCTTGTAACCCGAACACGCTCGAGGCGAATCTCGAATCGTTGAGCGCAACCCATGTCGTGACCCGTTTCGCATTGTTCGATCAGTTTCCGTATACCGACCACTGCGAATGTGGCGTGCTGCTGGAACGCCGGGAAACACCAGCGCACGCGTGACAAGGCCCATGCACAACCGGCATACGCCATGAGGGTGCGTCACATCGGTGGGGCTTGACGCGCGATGGGAGTAAGCTCGTGTCACAGTGGTGGTACATGCAAGACGCGTGCATGCCGCCAAAGGATCATTCATCGGTCGCCATGAAGGGCGGCCGGTCGTAGACGAGGTGCTTGATGCAACACGTTGCGATCGAGGGCAAGGAAGATTTTCTCGCCCAGCTCAAAGAACAACTGGCCAAGCGGCTTCCTCAGGAAAAAGTGGAGCGGATCGCTGCCTTCGCGGGGGACCTGTATGCCTCGGCGCCGTTCGAGGAGGCCGCCGAGCGCGGCCTGGATGATATCTACGGCGCCACATTGTCGGCGTGGCACTTCATGCAGACGCATGATCCCAGCGAGGCCAAGGTGCGCGTCTTCAACGCCGATTTCGAGGAACACGGCTGGCAGTCGCCGCATACCGTTGTGGCCGTGCTGCACGAGGATATGCCGTTCTTGGTCGACTCGGTGCGTATCGAGCTCAATCGCCGCGGCCTGACGGTTCACGCGATCCACAATGCCGTGTTGGCGGTGGAGCGCGACGCCAAGCATCATCTCAAGCGTGTTACCTCGACCGAGGCCAAGAACGCGCCAGCATCGCGCGAGTCGATCATTCTAGTCGAGGTCGACCGCCATTCCGATACAGCGACTCTGGACGACCTTCACGACAGTCTCGAAGAAGTGCTGCGCGACGTGCGCGCGGCGGTCGAAGACTTCGACCCCATGCGTGAGCGGGTGCGTCAGTCGATCAAGGAGCTCAAGGCGCAGCGCCCGAAGCAGATCAAGGCCGACGATCATAAAGAAGCCATCGCCTTCCTCGAGTGGCTGCTCGACGATCATTTCACCTTCCTGGGCTATGACGAGTACGAGGTATTGCAGGAAGAAGGCCAGGATCGTCTGCGCCAGATACCCAAGAGCGAATTGGGCGTGTTCAAGCTCGATCAGCCGCGTTACCGCGAGCGTATCAGTACCGACGAGGGCGTCGAGGACGATCAGTATGTGCTGGTGCCGGAGCTTTTGTCCTTCGCCAAGAGCGCTTATCACGCGCGCGTTCATCGCCCGGCCTATCCGGATTACATCTCCATCGACCGTTACGATGAAGACGGTCGCGTCATCGGCGAGCGGCGCTTTCTAGGGCTCTATACCTCGACGGTCTACAACGAATCGCCGCGCAACGTGCCGGTGCTGCGCAAGAAGATCGAAGCTGTCATCAAGGCCGCAGGCGTCAATCCCAAGGGGCACAACGGCAAACAGCTGACGCAGATCCTCGAGGTCTACCCGCGTGACGATCTGTTCCAGATCGATACCGACGAGTTGGCGCAGACCGCCTTCGGTATCCTCAATATCCGCGAACGGCGCAAGGTACGCTTGTTCATTCGCGAAGACCGTTTCGGCCAGTTCTATTCGTGCCTGGCGTTCGTGCCGCGCGATGTGTTCTCCACTGAATTGCGCGTGCGCATCCAGAACCTGCTCTGCGAAGAACTCGACGCGACCTTTGGCGATTTCAATACCTATCTGTCCGAGTCAGTGCTGGCGCGGATCCAGTTCATCCTGCGTTTCAACGGCGAGCGCCCGGCCGAATACGATATACGCCGCCTGGAGAAGAAGATCACAGCGCTCTCGCGTAGCTGGCGGGACGATCTGCAGGCCGCCATGGTCGAGGGCTACGGCGAGGAACAGGCCAACCGCCTGATGCAAGACTATCGTGAGGCGTTCCCCAACAGCTATCGCGAAGACTTCTCGGCCCGCACTGCCGTCTACGATATCCACCACCTCGGCGAGTTGGGCAAAAATGCGCCGATCAGCCTGAGTCTTTATCGGCTGGTCGAGGAGAACATCGACGGGGTCAACCTCAAGCTTTTCCACGCCGATCAGCCGATCCCGCTCTCCGATGTGCTTCCAGTGCTTGAAAACCTGGGACTCCGCGTGATCAGCGAACGTCCCTACGAGGTCGAGTGCCCCGATCAGGCCTACTGGATTCATGACTTCACCCTCGAACACCGTGGCGACGGGGTCGTCAATCTCCAAGAAATGCGCGATGTCTTCATCGAGGCGTTCACGCGCATCTGGACTGGCGCTGCCGAAAGCGATGCCTTCAATCGCCTGGTCATCGGTGCCAACCTGGCCTGGCGTGAAGTGGCGGTGCTGCGTGCCTATGCGCGCTATCTCAAGCAGTTGCGCTTCGGCCTGTCGCAGGATTACATCGCCAATACTCTGACCAGCCATCCGGACATTACCCGCGAGCTGGTGACGCTGTTCGAACTACGCTTCGATCCCGATGATACCGCCGGCGACAGCGAGATAGAGGAATGCGTGGCGCGCATCGAGAGCCTGCTCGATGAGGTCGCCAGCCTCAATGACGATCTGCTGCTGCGTCGCTACATGGCGTTGATTCAGGCGACGCTGCGGACCAACTATTATCAACGGCGCGAAGATGGCGAGTCCAAGGAGTACATCGCCCTCAAGCTCGAGCCGACGAAAGTGCCGGACATGCCTAAACCACGGCCGATGTTCGAAATCTTCGTCTATTCGCCGCGCGTCGAGGGTGTTCACCTGCGCAGTGGCAAGGTCGCGCGCGGCGGGCTGCGCTGGTCCGATCGTCACGAGGACTTCCGCACCGAGATCCTGGGTCTGGCCAAGGCGCAGCAGGTCAAGAACGCCGTCATCGTTCCGGTAGGCGCCAAGGGTGGCTTCATCTGCAAGCGCATGCCCGATGGCGCCGACCGCGACACGGTGCAGAAGGAAGGTATCGCCTGCTATCAGACTTTCATCCGCGCGCTGCTCGACGTGACGGACAACCTGGAAGGTGGCGAGACCGTACCGCCCGAGCGAGTGGTACGTCATGACGAGGCCGATCCCTACCTGGTGGTGGCTGCCGACAAGGGCACCGCGACTTTCTCGGACATTGCCAACGCCATTTCGCTGGAATACGGCCATTGGCTGGGCGATGCCTTCGCCTCCGGCGGCGAGCACGGCTATGACCACAAGAAGATGGGGATTACCGCCAAGGGGGCTTGGGAGTCGGTCAAGCGTCACTTCCGCGAAATGGGCCTCAACACCCAGGAAACGCCGTTCAGCGTGGTGGGTATCGGCGACATGGCGGGTGACGTATTCGGTAACGGCCTGCTGTTGTCGGACAAGATCCGCCTCATCGCTGCCTTTAACCACCGGCATATCTTTGTCGATCCCGATCCGGACACCTCGGCGTCGTTCAAAGAACGCCAGCGCATGTTCGAGCTGGCGCGCTCGAGCTGGGAGGATTACGACACCGCCTTGATCTCCGAGGGTGGGGGCGTGTTCTCGCGCGATACCAAGTCCATCAACATTACGCCGCAGATGAAGAAAGCCTTCGACATCAAGGCGGGCAAATTGTCGCCCAACGAGTTGATTCGCGCGATTCTGACCTCGCGTTGCGATCTACTCTGGAACGGCGGCATCGGCACCTACGTCAAGGCCTCAGACGAGACGCATGCCGAAGTGGGCGACAAGGCCAACGATGCCTTGCGTGTCGATGGTCATGAATTGCGCTGCCGGGTGATCGGTGAAGGCGGCAATCTCGGCTTTACTCAGCTCGGACGCATGGAAGCCGCAGAGCAGGGCGTACGCGTCACGACGGACTTCATCGACAATGCCGGCGGGGTCAATTGCTCCGACCATGAAGTCAATATCAAGATCCTGCTCGACGATATCGTCAAAGCCGGCGACATGACCGACAAGCAGCGCAATGAGTTGCTGGCGAGCATGACCGAGGAAGTGAGTGAACTGGTGCTGCGCGATAACTATCGTCAGACCCAGGCACTCTCGTTGTCGGAGATTCTCAGCCAGCAAGGCATGGGTCCCTATCGGCGCTTCATCAATGAACTGGAAGCCGCTG
This region includes:
- the trmA gene encoding tRNA (uridine(54)-C5)-methyltransferase TrmA → MAVPVVDPERYESQLDAKRERITAQFARFSPPPLEVFPSPPRHYRQRCEFRIWHDGDDLFYAMFEVDPADPKRKTVIRLDEYPVAGERINALMPVLREALLASDTLRRKLFQVEFLTTLSGEALVTLIYHRQLDEAWEQEARALQEALNVSIIGRARKQRLVLERDHVWERLNVEGREFVYQQVENSFTQPNAAICRSMLGWARDVTCESRDGDLVEFYCGNGNFTIALAENFRRVVATEISRTSVASANVNLEANGVANAVVARMSAEEFSEALAGEKSGRRVAAMALDEHAFTTALVDPPRAGLDTHSCEQLKAYSRIVYISCNPNTLEANLESLSATHVVTRFALFDQFPYTDHCECGVLLERRETPAHA
- a CDS encoding NAD-glutamate dehydrogenase; this encodes MQHVAIEGKEDFLAQLKEQLAKRLPQEKVERIAAFAGDLYASAPFEEAAERGLDDIYGATLSAWHFMQTHDPSEAKVRVFNADFEEHGWQSPHTVVAVLHEDMPFLVDSVRIELNRRGLTVHAIHNAVLAVERDAKHHLKRVTSTEAKNAPASRESIILVEVDRHSDTATLDDLHDSLEEVLRDVRAAVEDFDPMRERVRQSIKELKAQRPKQIKADDHKEAIAFLEWLLDDHFTFLGYDEYEVLQEEGQDRLRQIPKSELGVFKLDQPRYRERISTDEGVEDDQYVLVPELLSFAKSAYHARVHRPAYPDYISIDRYDEDGRVIGERRFLGLYTSTVYNESPRNVPVLRKKIEAVIKAAGVNPKGHNGKQLTQILEVYPRDDLFQIDTDELAQTAFGILNIRERRKVRLFIREDRFGQFYSCLAFVPRDVFSTELRVRIQNLLCEELDATFGDFNTYLSESVLARIQFILRFNGERPAEYDIRRLEKKITALSRSWRDDLQAAMVEGYGEEQANRLMQDYREAFPNSYREDFSARTAVYDIHHLGELGKNAPISLSLYRLVEENIDGVNLKLFHADQPIPLSDVLPVLENLGLRVISERPYEVECPDQAYWIHDFTLEHRGDGVVNLQEMRDVFIEAFTRIWTGAAESDAFNRLVIGANLAWREVAVLRAYARYLKQLRFGLSQDYIANTLTSHPDITRELVTLFELRFDPDDTAGDSEIEECVARIESLLDEVASLNDDLLLRRYMALIQATLRTNYYQRREDGESKEYIALKLEPTKVPDMPKPRPMFEIFVYSPRVEGVHLRSGKVARGGLRWSDRHEDFRTEILGLAKAQQVKNAVIVPVGAKGGFICKRMPDGADRDTVQKEGIACYQTFIRALLDVTDNLEGGETVPPERVVRHDEADPYLVVAADKGTATFSDIANAISLEYGHWLGDAFASGGEHGYDHKKMGITAKGAWESVKRHFREMGLNTQETPFSVVGIGDMAGDVFGNGLLLSDKIRLIAAFNHRHIFVDPDPDTSASFKERQRMFELARSSWEDYDTALISEGGGVFSRDTKSINITPQMKKAFDIKAGKLSPNELIRAILTSRCDLLWNGGIGTYVKASDETHAEVGDKANDALRVDGHELRCRVIGEGGNLGFTQLGRMEAAEQGVRVTTDFIDNAGGVNCSDHEVNIKILLDDIVKAGDMTDKQRNELLASMTEEVSELVLRDNYRQTQALSLSEILSQQGMGPYRRFINELEAAGGLDRELEFLPSDEALVERGNMEKGLTLPELSVLISYAKSALKTDMIASDLPDNPHVQRHMARAFPKTLVERFPDEMYQHRLKREITATQIANDLVDHMGITFVRRLRDSTGATRAEVTRAYLIVRDCFNLEGLWEQIEALDYQVESRVQYSMMLDLMRLLRRATRWFLRHRTNQSIQEAVEYFAPRITQLQEGIGKRLRGGDHEMWDARRDELEKAGVPTTLASIVAAADSLYAGLGIIEAARATDEKIQRVAEVYYDIGHRLELPWMNSQINALKVRDSWQAQARETFRDDLDRQQLALTISVLKMDGAPSGVEPRVEQWLERHAGLVERWCGLLNEVRSGAQGGFPLFAVAIRELVDLAESNGEG